Genomic segment of Oscillatoria salina IIICB1:
TCTGAACCTTTCTTGTGGATTCATTTAGCAGGCTTGGCTGTATTACCACTCGCTTTAGAATTGGTGTGGTTATCTTTAGCCGTCGGAGATCCAGTGCTACCCTTTTGGTTAGAATTGTTTTTCCTAGCAGCGATCGCGATCGTGCCAATCCTCGTTATGCAGTGGTATCGTCCTTTCGATATCTTTAGCATCTTAGTGGTTTCGCTTCAGCCACAACAACTTACTGAGAAACAACGCAAAATTTTGAGTTTGTTCAAAACTCCTAAACATCGAGTTTTTACTGTTGTGGGAGCAATTTTAATGCTGTTGCTGTTATGGCAAATATATCGCTATGCTCCCGCCGCCGCAACTGTGGCTTTGTTTCCCCCTCAATGGCGCATAGCCGCCCTGTTAGTGGCAGCTTTAGCTTTTTTAGTTAGCAATTTGTTTTTACAAGTACCGATTAGTGTGTTAACCGTGTTGTTGACAACTCAAGCTG
This window contains:
- a CDS encoding low-complexity tail membrane protein, with amino-acid sequence MESFKSEPFLWIHLAGLAVLPLALELVWLSLAVGDPVLPFWLELFFLAAIAIVPILVMQWYRPFDIFSILVVSLQPQQLTEKQRKILSLFKTPKHRVFTVVGAILMLLLLWQIYRYAPAAATVALFPPQWRIAALLVAALAFLVSNLFLQVPISVLTVLLTTQAEYEAIEAIAESQIPQQFTVPGFRVRKILPTLQD